The Polyangium spumosum genome includes a window with the following:
- a CDS encoding tetratricopeptide repeat protein gives MSSEPRAPLGTLLVACLGATLVLAPPRAAQAQSASVPDPAAAALFQAGRDLIDRGDWKEGCAKFEASMILYPAASTLLNLARCYEQDGKLALAWSAYQRALVLNRETQGQERKRALEDVAQKGLTKIEPRLPRIKITIGGGAPPGLRVTHNGKDVPVAMLGTVIPVDLGPQSISADAPGYQPFTTAVEVPEGKVVDVSIKLRTDTEAPARRIPVWAWAAGGAGIALLAGAAVFRIDQAYVEGKQVGICDGDVTTGCPPLEYYDPGEDNTRKNRDNALFIGLGIGGVAALGAAVVGFVTAPKTAVARTAYVTTWPWVGPDGAGAGIGGRF, from the coding sequence GTGAGCTCTGAGCCACGCGCTCCTCTCGGAACCTTGCTCGTCGCGTGCCTCGGGGCGACGCTCGTCCTCGCGCCGCCGAGGGCCGCGCAGGCGCAGAGCGCGTCGGTGCCCGATCCCGCGGCGGCGGCGCTCTTTCAGGCGGGCCGGGATCTGATCGATCGTGGCGACTGGAAAGAGGGCTGCGCCAAGTTCGAGGCGAGCATGATCCTCTACCCCGCGGCGAGCACGTTGCTCAACCTCGCGCGTTGTTACGAGCAGGACGGCAAGCTCGCGCTCGCGTGGTCGGCCTACCAGCGCGCGCTCGTGCTCAACCGCGAGACGCAAGGGCAGGAGCGCAAGCGCGCGCTCGAGGACGTGGCGCAGAAGGGGCTCACGAAGATCGAGCCGCGCCTGCCGCGTATCAAGATCACGATCGGCGGCGGCGCGCCTCCGGGCCTGCGCGTCACGCACAACGGCAAGGACGTGCCCGTCGCCATGCTCGGCACGGTCATCCCCGTCGATCTCGGCCCGCAGTCGATCAGCGCCGACGCGCCCGGCTACCAGCCCTTCACGACGGCCGTGGAGGTGCCCGAGGGCAAGGTCGTCGACGTCTCGATCAAGCTCCGGACCGACACGGAGGCCCCGGCGCGGCGTATCCCGGTCTGGGCGTGGGCGGCCGGCGGCGCGGGCATCGCGCTCCTCGCGGGCGCGGCGGTGTTCCGGATCGACCAGGCGTACGTCGAGGGCAAGCAGGTCGGCATCTGCGACGGCGACGTCACGACGGGCTGCCCGCCGCTCGAGTACTACGACCCCGGGGAGGACAACACGCGCAAGAACCGCGACAACGCCCTCTTCATCGGGCTCGGCATCGGGGGCGTGGCCGCGCTCGGCGCGGCCGTCGTTGGTTTCGTCACGGCGCCGAAGACGGCCGTGGCGCGCACGGCGTACGTCACGACGTGGCCGTGGGTCGGGCCCGACGGCGCGGGGGCGGGGATCGGAGGTCGTTTCTGA
- a CDS encoding serine/threonine protein kinase yields the protein MAEPDAGLLAPGKIFHGHYEVVRCVSTGAMGAVYEVIDQKTHRRRALKVMLPGLVGSAEMRERFKLEATITADIVSEHIVETFDADVDAATGAPFLVMELLRGDDLANVLGDRGKLTPPEIVLILSQAARALDKTHAAGIVHRDLKPENIFITYRDDGTPRIKLLDFGIAKVLASGQHAGMKQQTINLGTPPYMSPEQIMGEGTIDHRADLYALAHIAYALLVGEPYWLEESRTLESLYTLLLKIVEGAKEPATARARRYGVALPPAFDAWFTQATWPRPQGRFTKASELVLALANVLGVPLDARPMNSTGDWEQMFTATSVRRLAGGLYRPPDASSPRHDMPAPAPVPPLPPAPMLRPPGMGPQGASSRHQPTPASMATPAAPPAKKSKRRRIGAVLLLAFVVGLGVAAIVLRLSGPADVTAAGPAAEGQGPTPTAKPTVVAAATPEAQAPEATALPSALTTTPPSPSPGSVITPAAAAAGKAAPTATTKTNPATKQGTTKTQTGYDPLREL from the coding sequence GCCCCGGGCAAGATCTTCCACGGCCATTACGAGGTCGTGCGTTGCGTCAGCACGGGCGCCATGGGCGCGGTCTACGAGGTCATCGACCAGAAGACCCACCGCCGCCGCGCGCTCAAGGTGATGCTCCCGGGCCTCGTCGGCAGCGCCGAGATGCGCGAGCGCTTCAAGCTCGAGGCGACCATCACCGCCGACATCGTCAGCGAGCACATCGTCGAGACCTTCGACGCCGACGTCGACGCCGCGACCGGCGCGCCCTTCCTCGTGATGGAGCTGCTCCGCGGCGACGACCTCGCGAACGTGCTCGGCGACCGCGGAAAACTCACGCCGCCCGAGATCGTCCTCATCCTCTCGCAGGCCGCGCGCGCCCTCGACAAGACGCACGCCGCGGGCATCGTCCACCGCGACCTCAAGCCCGAGAACATCTTCATCACGTACCGCGACGACGGCACGCCCCGCATCAAGCTGCTCGATTTCGGCATCGCGAAGGTGCTCGCCTCCGGCCAGCACGCGGGCATGAAGCAGCAGACGATCAACCTCGGAACGCCGCCGTACATGTCGCCCGAGCAGATCATGGGCGAAGGCACGATCGATCATCGCGCCGACCTCTACGCCCTCGCGCACATCGCCTACGCGTTGCTCGTCGGCGAGCCCTACTGGCTCGAGGAGAGCCGCACGCTCGAGTCGCTCTACACGCTGCTCCTGAAGATCGTCGAGGGCGCGAAGGAGCCGGCGACAGCCCGCGCGCGCCGTTATGGCGTCGCGCTGCCGCCGGCCTTCGACGCGTGGTTCACCCAGGCGACCTGGCCCAGGCCGCAGGGGCGCTTCACGAAGGCCTCGGAGCTCGTCCTCGCCCTCGCGAACGTGCTCGGCGTCCCCCTCGACGCGCGGCCGATGAACAGCACCGGCGACTGGGAGCAGATGTTCACGGCGACCTCGGTTCGAAGGCTCGCCGGAGGCCTCTATCGCCCGCCCGACGCGTCCTCGCCTCGCCACGACATGCCCGCGCCCGCGCCCGTGCCGCCCCTGCCTCCGGCGCCGATGCTTCGGCCGCCGGGCATGGGGCCACAAGGCGCGTCGTCGCGACACCAGCCGACCCCGGCGTCGATGGCGACCCCCGCGGCGCCGCCCGCGAAGAAGTCGAAGCGCAGGCGGATCGGGGCCGTGCTTCTCCTCGCGTTCGTCGTGGGGCTCGGCGTCGCGGCGATCGTGCTGCGCCTCTCCGGCCCGGCCGACGTGACGGCCGCGGGGCCCGCCGCGGAGGGGCAGGGCCCGACCCCGACGGCCAAGCCGACCGTCGTCGCCGCGGCGACCCCCGAGGCCCAGGCGCCCGAAGCCACCGCCTTGCCCTCTGCGTTGACCACCACGCCGCCTTCGCCCTCTCCTGGCAGCGTCATCACCCCGGCGGCCGCGGCCGCCGGCAAGGCGGCGCCGACGGCCACGACGAAGACGAACCCCGCGACCAAGCAAGGCACGACGAAGACGCAAACGGGGTATGATCCGCTCCGTGAGCTCTGA